Genomic window (Candidatus Aminicenantes bacterium):
GGGGCCGCGCGAGGAGTTCAAGCTGGACGGGACCCAGGTGGTGGCCAAGATAAAGGAACTGATCCACGAGGGCAACATCCGGCGCATCATCCTGAAGAACGAGGAAGGCAAGACCCTGATCGAGATCCCCCTCACCCTGGGGGTAATGGGGGCGGCATTGCTGCCCGTTCTGGCGGCTGTAGGTGCCATTGCCGCGCTCGCAGCATCGATGACGATCGTGGTCGAAAAAGTGGAATGAAAGTT
Coding sequences:
- a CDS encoding DUF4342 domain-containing protein → MTDEKNKGPREEFKLDGTQVVAKIKELIHEGNIRRIILKNEEGKTLIEIPLTLGVMGAALLPVLAAVGAIAALAASMTIVVEKVE